A region of Sphingomonas sp. DNA encodes the following proteins:
- a CDS encoding DUF2794 domain-containing protein, translating into MGTVLPFPGPSSEMQVGFDRFELNRIVDLYGRMVAAGLWKDYAIEFRPDAASFWAFRRAAERPEYRIEKRPALRGRQGVWALIGEAGQVLRRGAELGPVLAPIERRLLKLVGEGG; encoded by the coding sequence ATGGGGACGGTCCTGCCATTTCCGGGACCGTCATCCGAAATGCAGGTGGGTTTCGACCGGTTCGAGCTGAACCGGATCGTCGATCTCTACGGCCGCATGGTCGCCGCCGGCCTGTGGAAGGATTATGCGATCGAGTTCCGGCCCGACGCGGCGAGCTTCTGGGCCTTTCGCCGCGCCGCCGAGCGCCCCGAATATCGCATCGAGAAGCGCCCCGCGCTGCGCGGCCGGCAGGGCGTGTGGGCGCTGATCGGCGAGGCCGGGCAGGTGCTGCGGCGCGGGGCCGAGCTCGGCCCCGTCCTCGCCCCGATCGAGCGCCGGCTGCTCAAGCTGGTGGGCGAGGGCGGCTAG
- a CDS encoding serine acetyltransferase, which yields MSSSLLAYLDSIKARDPAPRSRWEVLLYPGVWALGFHRAAHWLFKGELYFLARLVNHLSRMLTAIDIHPGAVIGRNFFIDHGFVVIGETAEIGDDVTIYQQVTLGGTNPTDGVPGKRHPTIGDGAIIGSGAQVLGPITVGARARIGANSVVTKDVPPGATMVGIPARSTLVDAGQSSQASFLPYGTPCSEIYDPATQKLEILQCEIEQLRKRLAELIAERDQAAGEGDLKDRDVKKSKGRA from the coding sequence GTGTCTTCCAGCCTCCTGGCTTATCTCGATTCGATCAAGGCCCGCGATCCGGCGCCGCGCTCCCGCTGGGAAGTGCTGCTCTATCCCGGCGTCTGGGCGCTGGGCTTCCACCGCGCCGCGCACTGGCTGTTCAAGGGCGAGCTTTACTTCCTCGCCCGGCTGGTCAACCATCTGTCCCGGATGCTGACCGCGATCGACATTCACCCCGGGGCGGTGATCGGGCGCAACTTCTTCATCGACCACGGCTTCGTCGTGATCGGAGAGACCGCCGAGATCGGCGACGACGTCACCATCTACCAGCAGGTCACCCTGGGCGGCACCAATCCGACGGACGGCGTGCCCGGCAAGCGCCATCCCACGATCGGCGACGGCGCGATCATCGGCTCCGGCGCGCAGGTGCTTGGTCCGATCACGGTCGGCGCGCGCGCGCGGATCGGCGCCAATTCGGTCGTGACGAAGGACGTGCCGCCGGGCGCGACGATGGTCGGCATCCCGGCCCGCTCCACTTTGGTCGATGCCGGGCAGAGCAGCCAGGCGAGCTTCCTGCCTTACGGCACGCCCTGTTCGGAAATCTACGATCCGGCGACGCAGAAGCTGGAAATCCTGCAGTGCGAGATCGAGCAGCTCAGGAAGCGGCTCGCCGAGCTGATCGCGGAGCGCGACCAGGCGGCCGGGGAGGGCGATCTGAAGGATCGCGACGTCAAGAAGAGCAAGGGCCGCGCCTGA
- the katG gene encoding catalase/peroxidase HPI — protein MDAKTGDPMGCPMNNDGGIRSLLGRTNRDWWPDALALDILAPNGSSNPMGADFDYAEAFKGLDYAALKTDLTALMTDSQPWWPADYGHYGPFFIRMAWHAAGTYRTGDGRGGANSGQQRFAPLDSWPDNGNLDKARRLLWPIKQKYGQAISWADLFILTGNVAIESMGGPVFGFGGGRADVYEPEKDIYWGTEDKWVNEGVQTRIDPDRGLEDLDGPLAAIQMGLIYVNPEGPGGNPDPLLSARDMKATFERMAMNHEETVALTAGGHTFGKAHGNGDASLLGAAPAGGDLAAQGFGWVSAHESGGIGEHSVTSGIEGSWVNTPTSWSENYFRLLLDYDYELVRSPAGAQQWQPVNQKEEDMAPAAWDSSRKVPTMMTTADMALKMDPEFRAISEKFRNDHEAFKDAFARAWFKLCHRDMGPKVRYLGPEVPTEDLIWQDPVPAGTMPSDADIAAAKQRIAASGLTVSQLVKTAWASASTYRKSDHRGGANGGRLRLAPQKDWEVNEPAMLANVLAKLDEARGSLSMADAIVLGGVVGLEKAIKDAGFNVAVPFTGGRGDATDEQTDVDSFAVLEPQADAFRNYLPKKLRVKTEEMMLDRASLLGLSAPELAVLIGGLRVLGANHGERGHGHFTRRSGQLTNDYFVNLLDMTNVWQAVDGSSDEEYVATDRTNGGETWRATRADLVFGSNAELRAIAEVYAEKGHEEKFVKDFVKAWAKVMNADRFDLA, from the coding sequence ATGGACGCGAAGACTGGTGACCCCATGGGCTGCCCGATGAACAACGATGGCGGCATCCGCTCGCTGCTGGGCCGTACCAACCGCGACTGGTGGCCCGATGCGCTCGCCCTCGACATTCTCGCGCCGAACGGAAGCTCCAATCCGATGGGGGCGGACTTCGATTATGCGGAGGCGTTCAAGGGACTGGATTATGCCGCGCTCAAAACCGATCTCACCGCCCTGATGACCGACAGCCAGCCCTGGTGGCCGGCCGATTACGGCCATTACGGTCCCTTCTTCATCCGCATGGCCTGGCACGCGGCGGGCACCTACCGCACCGGCGACGGGCGCGGCGGCGCCAATTCGGGGCAGCAGCGCTTCGCGCCGCTCGATTCGTGGCCGGACAACGGCAATCTCGACAAGGCCCGCCGTCTGCTCTGGCCGATCAAGCAGAAATACGGCCAGGCGATCAGCTGGGCCGATCTCTTCATCCTCACCGGCAATGTCGCGATCGAATCGATGGGCGGGCCGGTCTTCGGCTTCGGCGGCGGCCGCGCCGACGTCTACGAGCCCGAGAAGGACATTTACTGGGGCACCGAGGACAAGTGGGTCAATGAGGGCGTCCAGACCCGCATCGATCCCGACCGCGGCCTCGAGGACCTCGACGGCCCGCTCGCCGCGATCCAGATGGGCCTCATCTACGTCAATCCCGAAGGCCCGGGCGGCAATCCCGATCCGCTCCTCTCCGCGCGCGACATGAAGGCGACGTTCGAGCGCATGGCGATGAACCACGAGGAGACCGTCGCGCTCACCGCCGGCGGCCACACCTTCGGCAAGGCGCACGGCAATGGCGATGCGTCGCTGCTCGGCGCGGCGCCGGCGGGCGGCGATCTCGCCGCGCAGGGCTTCGGCTGGGTCAGCGCCCACGAGAGCGGCGGCATCGGCGAGCATAGCGTGACCAGCGGCATCGAAGGCTCGTGGGTGAACACGCCGACCTCGTGGAGCGAGAATTATTTCCGCCTGCTCCTCGACTATGACTACGAACTGGTCCGCAGCCCTGCGGGCGCGCAGCAGTGGCAGCCGGTCAACCAGAAGGAAGAGGACATGGCCCCGGCGGCCTGGGATTCTTCCAGGAAGGTTCCGACGATGATGACCACCGCCGATATGGCGCTCAAGATGGACCCGGAATTCCGCGCGATCAGCGAGAAGTTCCGCAACGATCACGAGGCGTTCAAGGACGCCTTCGCCCGCGCCTGGTTCAAGCTGTGCCACCGCGATATGGGCCCCAAGGTCCGTTACCTCGGCCCGGAAGTTCCGACCGAAGACCTGATCTGGCAGGATCCGGTGCCCGCCGGGACGATGCCGTCCGACGCCGATATCGCCGCCGCCAAGCAGCGGATCGCGGCGAGCGGCCTGACGGTAAGTCAGCTCGTCAAGACCGCCTGGGCCTCGGCCTCGACCTACCGCAAGTCGGACCATCGCGGCGGCGCCAATGGCGGGCGCCTGCGCCTCGCGCCGCAGAAGGATTGGGAGGTGAACGAGCCGGCGATGCTGGCCAATGTCCTCGCCAAGCTGGACGAGGCGCGCGGCTCGCTGTCGATGGCCGACGCGATCGTGCTCGGCGGCGTGGTCGGCCTCGAAAAGGCGATCAAGGATGCCGGCTTCAACGTCGCTGTCCCCTTCACCGGCGGGCGCGGCGATGCGACCGACGAACAGACCGACGTCGACAGCTTCGCGGTGCTCGAGCCGCAGGCCGACGCATTTCGCAACTATCTGCCCAAAAAGCTGCGGGTGAAGACCGAGGAGATGATGCTCGATCGCGCCAGCCTGCTCGGCCTGTCGGCGCCGGAGCTTGCGGTCCTGATCGGCGGCCTGCGCGTGCTCGGCGCCAATCATGGCGAGCGCGGCCACGGCCATTTCACCAGGCGGTCGGGCCAGCTCACCAACGACTATTTCGTCAATCTGCTCGACATGACGAACGTCTGGCAGGCGGTCGATGGCAGCAGCGATGAAGAATATGTCGCCACCGACCGCACCAACGGCGGCGAAACCTGGCGCGCGACCCGCGCCGACCTCGTCTTCGGTTCCAATGCGGAGCTGCGCGCGATCGCCGAGGTCTATGCCGAGAAGGGCCATGAGGAGAAGTTCGTGAAGGACTTCGTCAAGGCCTGGGCGAAAGTGATGAACGCGGATCGTTTCGATCTCGCCTGA
- a CDS encoding sigma-70 family RNA polymerase sigma factor, with product MATLSDIAEGKQPPFERIVAEHGALITRIAMTYEADPALREDLTQQILLAVWQALPSYRADASLKTFIARIAQNRAISFVAKQVRQPRTAEIPEKLEADAPNPEESAIDASERRALLEATRRLPVPQREVIVLVLEGFSYAEIADMLSIAPNALALRLSRAKAALKAMLEQSR from the coding sequence GTGGCCACCTTATCGGACATCGCTGAAGGCAAGCAGCCGCCGTTCGAGCGTATCGTCGCCGAACATGGCGCGCTGATCACCCGCATCGCGATGACCTACGAGGCCGATCCGGCGCTGCGCGAGGATCTAACCCAGCAGATATTGCTCGCCGTGTGGCAGGCCTTGCCCAGCTACCGGGCCGATGCGAGCCTCAAGACGTTCATCGCCCGCATCGCGCAAAACCGGGCGATCTCGTTCGTCGCCAAGCAGGTGCGCCAGCCGCGCACCGCCGAGATCCCCGAAAAGCTGGAGGCGGATGCCCCCAATCCGGAGGAAAGCGCGATTGACGCCAGCGAGCGCCGCGCCCTGCTGGAAGCGACGCGGCGACTGCCGGTGCCCCAGCGCGAAGTGATCGTGCTCGTTCTCGAAGGTTTCAGTTACGCGGAGATCGCGGACATGTTGAGTATCGCCCCCAATGCACTCGCATTGCGCCTGTCGCGCGCCAAGGCGGCGCTCAAGGCCATGCTGGAGCAGAGCCGATGA
- a CDS encoding HEAT repeat domain-containing protein has protein sequence MREARKTMIVGEELRLWLGNHIRQRATQAKIDALGAQWNRGSVHQHFVATVANASPISAATIAEAFRAMFADDAWIDVLIGELANAMRDDPYFVPPFRALKNDIHAGLLVYEDAHVMVAAGVTRALELATHKQGKQGGSINFSGQITVLKFVHGGGAMLSFWEAPRIADDFTAAGAGSCRLVDRRRISDGEILVIDGRSQSYVVDHAGANLLLLQAAIKVDQAPLAVEYDAATGAYLGSSATDDADSRVQMIATLVRKLGHDGAFGAVATLLDHPRFFVRWHAMRELIGIDARAALPHLTAMTARDPHADVRAAAQATLERVRAGLGEKEAA, from the coding sequence TTGAGAGAGGCTCGAAAGACGATGATCGTCGGCGAGGAACTGCGGCTCTGGCTCGGGAACCATATCCGGCAGCGCGCGACTCAGGCGAAGATCGACGCGCTCGGCGCGCAATGGAACCGGGGGTCTGTCCACCAGCATTTCGTCGCGACCGTCGCCAATGCCAGCCCGATCAGCGCGGCAACCATCGCCGAGGCCTTTCGGGCGATGTTCGCCGACGATGCCTGGATCGATGTCCTGATCGGCGAGCTGGCGAACGCCATGCGGGACGATCCTTATTTCGTGCCCCCGTTTCGGGCGCTCAAGAACGACATCCATGCCGGGCTGCTCGTCTATGAGGACGCGCATGTGATGGTCGCCGCGGGCGTTACCCGTGCGCTTGAGCTCGCCACGCACAAGCAAGGGAAGCAAGGCGGGTCGATCAACTTCAGCGGTCAGATCACCGTGCTGAAATTCGTCCATGGGGGCGGAGCGATGCTTTCATTCTGGGAAGCGCCGCGCATCGCCGACGATTTTACCGCGGCCGGCGCCGGCAGCTGCCGGCTGGTCGACCGCCGTCGCATCTCGGATGGGGAAATCCTGGTCATCGACGGCCGCTCGCAGAGCTATGTCGTCGATCATGCGGGCGCCAATCTGCTGCTGCTCCAGGCGGCGATCAAGGTGGACCAGGCGCCGTTGGCCGTCGAATATGACGCCGCTACCGGCGCCTATCTCGGCAGCAGCGCGACCGACGACGCGGATTCGCGCGTGCAGATGATCGCCACGCTGGTGCGCAAGCTCGGCCATGACGGCGCTTTCGGAGCGGTTGCAACCTTGCTCGATCATCCGCGCTTCTTCGTGCGCTGGCACGCAATGCGCGAGCTGATCGGGATCGACGCGCGCGCCGCCTTGCCGCACCTCACCGCCATGACCGCGCGCGACCCGCATGCCGACGTGCGGGCCGCCGCGCAGGCGACGCTCGAGCGGGTGCGCGCCGGGCTTGGCGAGAAGGAAGCGGCCTGA
- a CDS encoding transposase has product MPRIVECGDAAPLALGELIAALNDSAFDPADEDSFAAMGPLLKGLAANRAFLAEIAIAELKDRCTQQSRENNYTPQVIMLHRASEKYFIRANFWPSPRDSLFKASGASPFFYGVPHDHNFSFLTVGYLGPGYWSEYYEYEYDKVVGVPGEKVDLRFVEKAKLDPGKVMLYRAHKDVHNQLPADEMSVSINIMEASPGQPFLSQYRFDVKTCEIAGILTRTPSETLLALAANHDGGNARDLVESFAAHHPCDRIQFAALRELAAAEHSTDDGLDVLARGTGSGNRFVAAMSAQEIARIEATRSWIEYGP; this is encoded by the coding sequence ATGCCCCGAATCGTCGAGTGTGGCGATGCCGCGCCGCTGGCACTGGGCGAGCTGATCGCGGCGCTGAATGACTCCGCCTTCGATCCAGCTGACGAGGACAGCTTCGCCGCGATGGGGCCGTTGCTGAAGGGCCTCGCGGCCAATCGCGCGTTTCTCGCCGAAATCGCGATCGCCGAACTGAAGGACCGCTGCACCCAGCAGAGCCGGGAAAACAACTACACGCCACAGGTTATCATGCTGCACAGGGCGAGCGAGAAATATTTCATCCGCGCCAATTTCTGGCCCTCCCCGCGCGACAGCCTGTTCAAGGCGAGCGGCGCCTCGCCCTTCTTCTACGGGGTGCCGCACGATCACAATTTCTCGTTCCTGACCGTCGGCTATCTCGGCCCCGGCTATTGGAGCGAATATTACGAATATGAGTATGACAAGGTCGTCGGCGTGCCGGGCGAGAAAGTGGACCTGCGGTTCGTCGAGAAGGCGAAGCTCGATCCCGGCAAGGTCATGCTCTATCGGGCGCACAAGGACGTGCACAACCAGCTTCCCGCCGACGAGATGTCGGTGTCGATCAACATCATGGAAGCCTCGCCGGGTCAGCCTTTTCTCAGCCAGTATCGGTTCGACGTAAAGACATGCGAGATCGCCGGTATCCTGACCCGCACCCCGAGCGAAACGCTGTTGGCGCTCGCCGCCAATCACGACGGCGGTAATGCACGCGACCTGGTGGAGAGCTTCGCCGCGCATCATCCGTGCGATCGCATCCAGTTCGCCGCGCTCCGGGAGCTTGCGGCGGCCGAACACTCGACCGACGACGGCCTCGACGTGTTGGCGCGCGGCACCGGTTCGGGCAACCGCTTCGTCGCCGCGATGAGCGCGCAGGAGATCGCCCGGATCGAAGCGACCCGCAGCTGGATCGAATACGGCCCCTAG
- a CDS encoding response regulator transcription factor, which yields MQILLIEDDERVADYVGAGLREAGHIVTHVADGKAGLIQATAEQYDLIILDRMLPQLDGLTILKTIRATGDATPVLLLSALGDTDERVKGLRAGGDDYLAKPFALSELVARAEALGRRGPGLAEQAVIRIADLEIDLLGRIVRRAGQRIELTSREFRILDYLARHAGRVVTRSMLLEHVWDYHFDPQTNVVDQHVSRLRQKVERGAATPLIETVRGAGYRMRTGA from the coding sequence ATGCAGATCCTGCTGATCGAGGATGACGAACGTGTCGCCGATTATGTCGGTGCTGGGCTGCGCGAGGCGGGCCACATCGTGACTCATGTCGCGGACGGCAAGGCCGGTCTGATCCAGGCGACAGCCGAGCAATATGACCTCATCATCCTCGACCGGATGCTGCCGCAGCTGGACGGGCTCACCATCCTCAAGACGATCCGCGCGACCGGCGATGCCACGCCCGTGCTGCTGCTGTCCGCGCTGGGCGACACGGACGAGCGGGTGAAGGGGCTGCGCGCCGGCGGCGACGACTATCTCGCCAAGCCCTTCGCCCTGTCCGAACTGGTGGCGCGCGCCGAAGCGCTCGGCCGGCGCGGGCCGGGCCTTGCCGAGCAGGCCGTGATCCGCATCGCCGACCTGGAGATCGACTTGCTCGGCCGGATCGTACGGCGCGCCGGGCAACGGATCGAGCTCACTTCACGCGAGTTCCGCATCCTCGACTATCTCGCCCGCCATGCCGGCCGGGTGGTGACACGATCAATGCTGCTGGAGCATGTCTGGGACTATCATTTCGATCCGCAGACCAATGTGGTCGATCAGCATGTCAGTCGCCTGCGCCAGAAGGTCGAGCGGGGGGCAGCCACGCCGCTGATCGAGACGGTGCGCGGCGCGGGCTATCGGATGCGGACCGGCGCGTGA
- a CDS encoding HAMP domain-containing histidine kinase translates to MKLLASFSFRLALLYATLFTLSVSILLALFYWISIRRPIEQVEASLAAESARFEMLYREQGAQALVVKLERRATLPAPRQAYHALIAPDGTVLATNLPSWPPEPNLRWLRIEADIYRDGEEYDHEALVLDRRLPDGARLMIGRDVQDIDDLDEGIRVGALWLMPVMALLVIAGGGLMSRAIGRRIDAVGATARRVMAGDLSERIPVRGSGDDIDRLGETLNAMLERIEASVESVRRVSDNVAHELRTPLTRLQAELNALQAASPERKAALIESANDEAERLGRMFDAVLRISRIEAQRHQPEMREVNISALIEDAADYHAPQAEERGLILDTQVERDLATVGDRDLLFQAVSNLIDNAIKFTPPGGRIALSASRADDGIALRVADTGPGIPSEHREKVIERFFRAPAAEPVPGFGLGLSLVAAVAKLHGSSLRFGDAAPGLAVEWTLPARSG, encoded by the coding sequence GTGAAGCTTCTCGCCAGCTTTTCTTTCCGGCTCGCTTTGCTTTACGCGACGTTGTTCACGCTTTCCGTCTCGATCCTGCTCGCGCTCTTCTACTGGATCAGCATCCGGCGCCCGATCGAGCAGGTCGAAGCCAGCCTGGCCGCCGAAAGCGCGCGGTTCGAAATGCTGTATCGGGAGCAAGGCGCACAGGCGCTGGTCGTGAAGCTCGAACGGCGGGCCACCCTCCCCGCGCCGCGCCAGGCCTATCATGCGCTGATCGCGCCGGACGGGACGGTGCTCGCCACCAACCTGCCGAGCTGGCCGCCCGAGCCCAACCTGCGCTGGCTGCGGATCGAGGCCGACATCTATCGCGACGGCGAGGAATATGATCACGAAGCGCTGGTGCTCGACCGCCGGCTGCCGGACGGCGCCAGGCTGATGATCGGCCGCGACGTGCAGGACATCGACGATCTCGACGAGGGCATCCGCGTCGGCGCGCTGTGGCTGATGCCGGTGATGGCGCTGCTGGTGATCGCCGGCGGCGGCCTGATGAGCCGCGCCATCGGGCGGCGGATCGACGCGGTCGGCGCAACGGCGCGCCGGGTGATGGCCGGCGATCTTTCGGAACGCATACCGGTGCGCGGCAGCGGCGACGATATCGACCGATTGGGCGAGACGCTGAACGCGATGCTGGAGCGGATCGAAGCCTCGGTCGAATCAGTCCGGCGCGTGTCGGACAATGTCGCGCACGAACTTCGTACGCCCCTGACCCGGCTCCAGGCCGAGCTCAACGCGCTCCAGGCCGCTTCGCCGGAGCGAAAAGCGGCGCTGATCGAAAGCGCGAATGACGAGGCGGAGCGGCTCGGACGGATGTTCGATGCAGTGCTGCGCATCTCGCGCATCGAGGCCCAGCGCCACCAGCCGGAAATGCGCGAGGTGAATATTTCGGCGCTGATCGAGGACGCCGCCGACTATCATGCGCCTCAGGCCGAGGAGCGCGGCCTGATTCTCGACACGCAAGTCGAGCGCGATCTCGCCACCGTGGGCGATCGCGACCTGCTGTTTCAGGCGGTGAGCAACCTGATCGACAATGCGATCAAGTTCACCCCGCCGGGCGGGCGCATCGCGCTGTCGGCGAGCCGGGCGGACGACGGCATCGCGCTGCGCGTCGCCGACACCGGGCCGGGCATTCCGTCGGAACATCGCGAAAAAGTCATCGAACGCTTTTTCCGCGCGCCGGCGGCCGAGCCCGTGCCCGGCTTCGGCCTGGGTCTCTCGCTGGTCGCCGCAGTCGCCAAGCTGCACGGATCGAGCCTGCGCTTCGGCGACGCCGCGCCGGGACTCGCGGTCGAATGGACGCTGCCGGCGCGGAGCGGTTGA
- a CDS encoding carboxymuconolactone decarboxylase family protein gives MSLKEFADALPEYAKDLRLNIGSLLADQTLGDARKYGLILACAHGTGYKPIVAAAEAEIAGKLDDAYANAARAAAAVMAMNNVYYRFVHLASNPVYETLPAKLRMNCIGNPGIDKADFELFSLAVSAQNGCGMCIDSHERVLTQHGVKAETIQAAARIGAVMTAVATVHATL, from the coding sequence ATGTCCCTCAAGGAATTCGCCGACGCCCTTCCCGAATATGCGAAGGACCTCCGGCTCAATATCGGCTCGCTGCTCGCTGATCAGACGCTCGGCGACGCGCGCAAATACGGCCTCATCCTCGCCTGCGCCCACGGCACCGGCTACAAGCCGATCGTCGCAGCCGCCGAAGCGGAAATCGCCGGCAAGCTCGACGATGCCTATGCCAATGCGGCGCGCGCTGCCGCCGCGGTCATGGCGATGAACAATGTCTATTACCGCTTCGTCCATCTCGCCTCCAACCCGGTTTACGAGACGCTGCCGGCGAAGCTGCGGATGAACTGCATCGGCAATCCCGGCATCGACAAGGCGGACTTCGAGCTGTTCAGCCTCGCGGTCAGCGCCCAGAACGGCTGCGGCATGTGCATCGATAGCCACGAACGCGTGCTGACCCAGCACGGCGTGAAGGCCGAAACGATCCAGGCCGCCGCCCGCATCGGCGCGGTGATGACGGCGGTGGCGACGGTCCACGCCACGCTGTGA
- a CDS encoding peroxiredoxin — translation MLTVGDKLPELTLPVQQGTSALPAGETIDLAETNGKWKILFYWPKDFTFVCPTEIVGYGELARDFADRDAVLIGASTDTAHVHFAWRRSDAQLAGADFPWIADNGARLAGALGILDQDEHVAFRATFIVDPDNIIQHVTVNGLNVGRNPAETLRILDALQTDELCPCNWTAGEEVLRPAA, via the coding sequence ATGCTTACCGTCGGCGACAAGCTTCCCGAACTCACCCTCCCGGTCCAGCAGGGCACATCCGCTTTGCCCGCCGGCGAGACGATCGATCTCGCCGAGACCAACGGCAAGTGGAAGATCCTGTTCTACTGGCCGAAGGACTTCACCTTCGTCTGCCCGACCGAGATCGTCGGCTATGGCGAGCTGGCCCGCGATTTCGCCGATCGCGACGCGGTGCTGATCGGCGCCTCGACCGACACCGCCCATGTCCACTTCGCGTGGCGCCGCTCGGACGCGCAGCTCGCCGGCGCGGACTTCCCGTGGATCGCCGACAATGGCGCGCGGCTCGCCGGCGCGCTCGGCATCCTCGACCAGGACGAGCATGTCGCCTTCCGCGCCACGTTCATCGTCGATCCGGACAATATCATCCAGCATGTCACGGTGAACGGCCTCAATGTCGGCCGCAATCCGGCCGAGACGCTGCGCATCCTCGATGCGCTGCAGACCGACGAATTGTGCCCGTGCAACTGGACGGCCGGCGAAGAGGTCCTGAGGCCGGCGGCCTAG
- a CDS encoding hydrogen peroxide-inducible genes activator: MNVHLPTLKQLQYLVALKTHGHFGRAAEACFVTQSTLSAGIKELETLIGVTLVERTRRVVRFTPLGERVADKAQRILREAEDLTDMVRAAGKPLASELRMGVIPTIAPFLLPTLLPRLREQWPDLRLYLREEPSQAACDALHRGKLDCVLLALPFACGEVDSAALFNDRLMVAFPPGGADGLPDCVPAAAIDENSLLLLEDGHCLKDHALSACNRPELRAEASILGTSLHTLVQMVDNGLGMTLIPEMAVQAGILEGTRVVARRLDAEHPTRRIALVWRKGSPREKEFRLLADALKAA; the protein is encoded by the coding sequence ATGAACGTCCATCTCCCCACGCTGAAGCAGCTGCAATATCTGGTGGCCCTGAAGACCCACGGCCATTTCGGCCGCGCGGCGGAGGCCTGTTTCGTCACGCAATCCACCCTGTCGGCCGGGATCAAGGAGTTGGAGACGCTGATCGGCGTCACGCTCGTCGAGCGCACCCGGCGCGTCGTGCGCTTCACGCCGCTGGGCGAGCGGGTGGCGGACAAGGCGCAGCGCATCCTGCGCGAGGCCGAGGATCTGACCGACATGGTGCGCGCGGCGGGCAAGCCGCTCGCCAGCGAACTGCGCATGGGCGTGATCCCGACGATCGCACCTTTCCTGCTGCCCACCCTGCTGCCGCGCCTGCGCGAGCAATGGCCGGACCTCAGGCTCTATCTGCGCGAGGAGCCCAGCCAAGCGGCATGCGACGCGCTGCACCGTGGCAAGCTCGATTGCGTCCTGCTCGCCTTGCCCTTCGCCTGCGGCGAGGTCGATTCGGCCGCCTTGTTCAACGATCGGCTGATGGTCGCCTTTCCGCCAGGCGGCGCGGATGGGCTGCCCGATTGCGTCCCGGCGGCCGCCATCGACGAGAACAGCCTGCTGCTGCTCGAGGACGGACATTGCCTGAAGGACCATGCCTTGTCCGCCTGCAACCGTCCGGAACTGCGTGCCGAGGCGTCGATCCTCGGCACGTCGCTGCACACCCTGGTCCAGATGGTCGATAACGGGCTCGGCATGACGCTCATCCCCGAAATGGCCGTGCAGGCGGGAATATTGGAAGGTACCCGCGTGGTCGCCCGGCGCCTCGACGCCGAGCATCCCACCCGCCGGATCGCCCTGGTCTGGCGCAAGGGCTCACCGCGGGAGAAGGAGTTCCGGCTGCTCGCCGACGCACTCAAGGCGGCGTGA